From Primulina tabacum isolate GXHZ01 chromosome 2, ASM2559414v2, whole genome shotgun sequence, one genomic window encodes:
- the LOC142533226 gene encoding clathrin light chain 2-like, translated as MASFDAFSTDGESSARPFDDGGGEAYADYGDSYTTFSSETPPYSAAPYTSSYGDAEEVTVDHVNSSDPFGSNPGPFVQSGPVPISNGNGKSTYDLGEGAEGMLSSDGPVLPPPNQMQEEGLALREWRRQNAIRLGEKEKMEKEMRNQIIEEADEYKKSFYEKRKLNVETNKNINREKEKLYLAGQEKFHKEADKQYWKAIAELIPNEVPNIETRGKKKDQDKKPSISVIQGPKPGKPTELSRMRGILVKLKHNPPPHMLPPPPPPPLPPPAPAKDGKGGKNAKDSKEPGLPTKDPVSNGVPQTSEPVAPAKESPDS; from the exons ATGGCATCGTTCGACGCCTTCAGCACGGACGGAGAATCGTCGGCGCGTCCTTTTGACGACGGCGGCGGCGAAGCTTACGCTGACTATGGCGATTCCTACACTACCTTCTCATCCGAAACTCCGCCATACTCAGCTGCTCCTTACACTTCAAGTTACGGCGACGCCGAGGAGGTTACGGTGGATCACGTCAACAGCTCCGATCCATTCGGTTCGAATCCTGGACCGTTTGTACAGTCAGGTCCAGTTCCGATCTCTAATGGAAATGGAAAATCGACTTATGACTTGGGGGAAGGTGCGGAGGGAATGTTGAGCTCGGATGGCCCTGTACTTCCACCTCCTAATCAGATGCAAGAAGAAGGACTAGCTCTTCGGGAGTGGCGGAG GCAAAATGCCATTCGACTGGGAGAGAAGGAAAAGATGGAGAAGGAAATGAGAAACCAAATCATAGAAGAAGCCGACGAGTATAAAAAATCATTCTATGAGAAAAGAAAGCTTAACGTGGAGACCAACAAAAATATCAACCGGGAGAAAGAAAAG TTATACCTAGCCGGTCAGGAAAAATTCCACAAAGAGGCTGATAAACAGTATTGGAAAGCCATAGCGGAGCTCATACCTAACGAGGTTCCCAATATCGAGACAAGGGGTAAAAAGAAGGATCAAGACAAGAAACCATCAATCTCGGTCATTCAAGGGCCCAAACCTGGAAAACCAACCGAGCTTTCAAGAATGCGAGGAATATTAGTGAAGCTTAAGCACAATCCACCGCCTCATATGTTACCACCTCCACCGCCACCTCCACTTCCCCCACCTGCTCCTGCTAAGGATGGAAAAGGTGGAAAAAATGCTAAAGACTCTAAAGAACCAGGTTTACCTACAAAAGATCCTGTTTCAAATGGTGTTCCACAAACATCAGAACCTGTTGCACCAGCCAAAGAAAGTCCTGATAGCTAA